From Polaribacter butkevichii, a single genomic window includes:
- a CDS encoding sulfatase: MKKIIIAFFIAFSFANFQAQNEKPNVLVFYVDDLRAELGCYGSETAITPNIDKLAKDGVRFNKAYVQQAICAPSRMSTLTGLRPETIGIYSIFTPLRKVNKEVVSLPQLFNKNGYKTISIGKVYHHGVDDKNVWSTYFEKEPNAYLKPENKALIEAQIKAGSKRIKGPAFEDADVPDEGYKDGRAAQHAIETLKQLKEDNFLMFVGLSKPHLPYNSPKKYWDLYNKNDFKIPSREKPQGMYKLALSNWGELKGYSNIPKKGDLNDDLTRDLIHGYHASISYIDAQVGKVMQTLEDLDLRKKTFVIFMSDHGYKIGEYGSWCKQSNVEIDVRVPLIISRETGYKNRVINKTSDALVENVDIFSTLVDLCNLKFAPVSDGKSILSVIDNPNKKWDEAAYSMYARGKKIMGVTATDGEWRYTEWRNAVTQQVLDAELYHHKKSLLAFKNLSGNKKYKKVEKKMKKLLDIKFPTDKGPFLQNDK, encoded by the coding sequence ATGAAAAAAATTATAATTGCATTTTTTATAGCTTTTAGTTTTGCAAACTTTCAAGCTCAAAATGAAAAACCAAATGTATTGGTTTTTTACGTAGATGATTTAAGAGCAGAATTAGGTTGTTATGGAAGCGAAACAGCAATAACACCTAATATAGATAAATTAGCAAAAGATGGAGTACGGTTTAATAAAGCGTATGTACAACAAGCTATATGTGCCCCTTCTAGAATGAGTACATTAACTGGGTTAAGACCAGAAACTATAGGTATTTACAGTATTTTTACGCCACTTCGTAAAGTAAATAAAGAGGTGGTTTCTTTGCCACAACTTTTTAATAAAAATGGATACAAAACAATAAGTATAGGTAAAGTGTATCATCATGGTGTAGATGATAAAAATGTATGGTCTACTTATTTTGAAAAAGAACCAAATGCTTACTTAAAACCAGAAAATAAAGCACTTATAGAGGCACAGATAAAAGCAGGAAGTAAAAGAATTAAAGGACCTGCTTTTGAAGATGCAGATGTACCAGATGAAGGTTATAAAGATGGGCGTGCAGCACAACATGCTATAGAAACACTTAAACAATTAAAAGAGGATAATTTTTTAATGTTTGTGGGGTTAAGTAAGCCACATTTACCATATAATTCTCCAAAAAAATATTGGGATTTATACAATAAAAACGACTTTAAAATTCCGTCTAGAGAAAAGCCTCAAGGCATGTATAAATTAGCTTTAAGTAATTGGGGAGAGCTAAAAGGATATTCTAATATTCCTAAAAAAGGAGACTTAAACGATGATTTAACAAGAGATTTAATTCATGGTTATCATGCATCTATTAGTTATATAGATGCCCAAGTGGGTAAAGTAATGCAAACGTTAGAAGACTTAGATTTAAGAAAAAAAACATTTGTAATTTTTATGAGTGATCATGGTTATAAAATAGGCGAATATGGATCTTGGTGTAAACAATCTAATGTAGAAATAGATGTTAGAGTACCTTTAATTATTAGCCGAGAAACAGGTTATAAAAACAGGGTTATAAACAAAACTTCTGATGCTTTGGTAGAAAATGTAGATATTTTTTCAACTTTAGTTGATTTATGTAACTTAAAATTTGCTCCTGTATCAGACGGAAAAAGTATTTTATCTGTAATAGATAATCCTAATAAAAAATGGGACGAAGCAGCATATAGTATGTATGCCAGAGGTAAAAAAATAATGGGAGTTACAGCAACAGATGGTGAGTGGAGATATACAGAATGGCGTAATGCAGTTACACAACAAGTATTAGACGCAGAGTTATATCATCATAAAAAAAGTTTACTTGCTTTTAAAAATTTATCAGGAAATAAAAAATATAAAAAAGTAGAAAAGAAAATGAAAAAGCTTTTAGATATTAAATTTCCAACAGATAAAGGACCGTTTTTACAGAACGATAAATAG
- a CDS encoding sugar-binding domain-containing protein, translating to MKKQVLEVNLNKKHFLFLLLFLIALVSFSQRTEVNFNNNWHFILEDNASFSKENFDDSSWKTLNVPHDWSFEKGVRKGGDQGQGGGYHDGGIGWYRKTFEVKKQSLSKITCINFDGVYMNSEVWINGNHLGKRPYGYISFRYDISKYLKEGENNIAVRVDNSLEPSARWYHPCGIYAPVKLIVVNPTHFKPNSIFIKTPSIKEDKATVSIDAEINGDVNKLKYEVKLFSPEGKELTKKIESLKGSNPTYQFEIENPQLWSPETPTLYRAITKILEGKKVIDEVETTFGFKTVKWETKTGFWLNGENVKLKGVCEHWEGGPVGGAWTKPMLRWKLQSLKDMGINAIRPSHNPTPPMFYDLCDEIGLLVMDEIFDGWHKKAPQDYGKQAFDEWWQRDVKEWITRDRNHPSIFVWSLGNETHSDVAPELVKFGKSLDPTRLFTSGAGNPEDMDITGVNGGSETKSFIESKTFDKPFISTEAPHTWQTRGYYRTQTWWRDNELPGTYELPNLTEKEIFFYEGINPKNWRNRKQSFNSSYDNATVRVSARKYWEVMRDNPWHSGHFRWTGFDYYGEAGLVHGGLPFNLFMGGALDVAGFKKDLFYFYQSQWTKETMIHMLPHWTHPRMEKGTVIPVWVYSNADEVELFLNGKSLGKDKPGTVWNEMQCEWMVPYQDGKLEAVAYIDGIEVKRTSFSTSKQPSKLKTSIQKLAAEDSFTTSYIITSEGLDENDNLYPYGENKVYYNIQGDVKKISMENGNPIDPTSRTKSDFRALFFGKSRLFLRALPNAEKASIITASILGDKALYTSNKITIDAKQIQIFGTSNTDDLEILYTVNGENPETKGVIYKGAFKVADATIVKAVVKQNGKVVLNMEETFGKNKGLFWGNEHSKDMWIGRGVNISAEEGILKGNAKASTKARRFKGTGFVRFDDKEGSVEFYQENDGEGGDYSIRFRYMHNNIGKMHPMKLFVNDEYIRTLEFKSTGGWEKEWKFVPTIITLKAGANSIRLETAGKSGPYIDELFVD from the coding sequence ATGAAAAAACAAGTTTTAGAAGTAAATCTTAATAAAAAACACTTTTTATTTTTACTATTATTTTTAATAGCACTAGTTAGTTTTTCTCAACGTACAGAAGTAAATTTTAACAACAATTGGCACTTTATTTTAGAGGATAACGCCTCCTTTTCTAAAGAAAATTTTGATGATTCTAGTTGGAAAACGCTAAATGTTCCTCACGATTGGTCTTTTGAAAAAGGTGTTCGTAAAGGAGGAGATCAAGGTCAAGGTGGTGGTTATCATGATGGAGGTATTGGTTGGTATAGAAAAACTTTTGAGGTAAAAAAGCAAAGCCTATCAAAGATAACCTGCATCAATTTTGATGGGGTTTACATGAATAGCGAAGTTTGGATAAATGGCAACCATTTAGGGAAACGACCTTATGGCTACATTAGTTTTAGATACGATATTTCAAAGTATTTAAAAGAAGGTGAAAATAATATTGCTGTAAGAGTTGATAATAGTTTAGAGCCATCGGCACGTTGGTATCATCCTTGTGGAATTTATGCTCCTGTAAAATTAATAGTCGTAAATCCAACGCATTTTAAACCTAATAGTATTTTTATAAAAACGCCTTCTATTAAAGAAGATAAAGCAACTGTTTCTATTGATGCAGAAATTAATGGCGATGTAAACAAGCTAAAATATGAAGTAAAATTGTTTTCTCCTGAGGGAAAAGAATTGACTAAAAAAATTGAAAGCTTAAAAGGATCAAATCCAACTTATCAATTTGAAATAGAAAACCCACAATTATGGAGTCCAGAAACGCCAACCTTATATAGAGCTATTACCAAAATTTTAGAGGGTAAAAAAGTAATTGACGAGGTAGAAACAACATTTGGCTTTAAAACGGTAAAATGGGAAACTAAAACAGGTTTTTGGTTAAATGGCGAAAACGTAAAATTAAAAGGTGTTTGTGAGCATTGGGAAGGCGGACCTGTTGGAGGCGCTTGGACAAAGCCAATGTTACGCTGGAAATTACAATCTTTAAAAGATATGGGTATTAATGCTATTCGTCCTTCTCATAACCCAACTCCGCCAATGTTTTATGATTTATGTGATGAAATTGGTCTGTTGGTGATGGATGAAATTTTTGATGGATGGCACAAAAAAGCACCTCAAGATTATGGCAAACAAGCCTTTGATGAATGGTGGCAACGCGATGTAAAAGAATGGATTACCAGAGACAGAAATCATCCAAGTATTTTTGTGTGGAGTTTAGGTAACGAAACCCATAGTGATGTTGCACCAGAATTGGTGAAATTCGGAAAAAGTTTAGACCCAACACGATTATTTACATCAGGCGCAGGAAATCCAGAAGATATGGATATTACAGGTGTTAATGGAGGATCAGAAACCAAATCATTTATAGAAAGTAAAACCTTTGATAAACCATTTATTTCTACCGAAGCGCCACATACTTGGCAAACTAGAGGTTATTACAGAACACAAACTTGGTGGCGAGATAACGAATTACCAGGAACTTACGAATTGCCAAATTTAACCGAAAAAGAAATCTTTTTTTACGAAGGAATCAACCCTAAAAATTGGCGAAACAGAAAACAAAGTTTCAATTCGTCTTACGATAATGCTACGGTAAGAGTATCAGCTAGAAAATACTGGGAAGTAATGCGAGATAATCCTTGGCATAGTGGTCATTTCCGTTGGACAGGTTTCGATTATTATGGTGAAGCAGGTTTAGTACATGGAGGTTTACCATTCAATTTATTTATGGGAGGTGCTTTAGATGTAGCAGGATTTAAAAAAGATTTGTTTTATTTCTATCAAAGTCAATGGACCAAAGAAACTATGATTCATATGCTTCCTCATTGGACGCATCCCAGAATGGAAAAAGGAACGGTTATTCCGGTTTGGGTATATTCTAATGCAGATGAAGTTGAATTATTTTTAAATGGAAAATCACTTGGAAAAGACAAACCAGGAACTGTTTGGAACGAAATGCAATGCGAATGGATGGTACCTTATCAAGACGGAAAACTAGAAGCCGTGGCATACATTGATGGTATAGAGGTAAAACGCACGTCTTTTTCAACCAGCAAGCAACCATCAAAATTAAAGACAAGTATTCAAAAGTTAGCTGCGGAAGATTCTTTTACCACAAGTTATATTATCACTTCAGAGGGATTAGACGAAAATGATAATTTATATCCCTACGGAGAAAATAAAGTCTACTATAATATTCAAGGTGATGTAAAGAAAATTTCTATGGAAAATGGAAATCCTATTGACCCTACAAGTAGAACAAAATCAGATTTTAGAGCTCTGTTTTTTGGGAAATCTCGATTGTTTTTAAGAGCACTACCTAATGCAGAAAAAGCATCAATAATAACCGCTTCAATTCTAGGAGATAAGGCTTTATATACTTCAAACAAAATCACCATTGATGCTAAACAAATTCAAATTTTTGGAACTTCAAATACAGATGATTTAGAAATTCTTTATACTGTAAATGGCGAAAATCCAGAAACAAAAGGTGTTATTTATAAAGGTGCTTTTAAAGTTGCAGATGCTACAATAGTAAAAGCAGTAGTAAAACAAAATGGCAAAGTTGTTTTAAATATGGAAGAAACTTTTGGTAAAAACAAAGGCTTATTTTGGGGAAACGAACACTCTAAAGATATGTGGATAGGAAGAGGAGTAAATATTTCTGCGGAAGAAGGAATTTTAAAAGGAAATGCAAAAGCAAGTACAAAAGCGAGACGTTTTAAAGGAACAGGTTTTGTGCGTTTTGATGATAAAGAAGGATCTGTAGAGTTTTACCAAGAAAACGATGGAGAAGGAGGTGATTATAGCATTCGTTTTAGATATATGCACAATAACATAGGTAAAATGCATCCTATGAAATTGTTTGTAAATGATGAATACATTAGAACTCTAGAGTTTAAATCAACTGGAGGTTGGGAAAAGGAGTGGAAATTTGTGCCCACAATAATAACATTAAAAGCAGGAGCAAATAGTATACGATTAGAAACTGCTGGCAAAAGTGGCCCTTATATTGATGAATTGTTTGTTGATTGA
- a CDS encoding alginate lyase family protein, producing MSEKIRVIEYQELENQKNRIKKGDKIAVENYKILINKADKLLKTNPFSVVNKTGIPPSKSKHDYMSIGPYWWPNPKTSNGLPYIRKDGDINPETRNNFTDYVEKNNFISAIKILSSTYYQSNEKKYADKAIQLINAWFLDEATRMNPNVNFGQYVPGKSEGRCFGILEIRGFVEVFKFLELAKDRNVLEKKTEEGMLNWLTEYENWLQNSKLGKEERNRENNHGTHYDIQLLNILVYLNRIEEVKKYLSTITKARIFHQIEPDGSQPRELARTKSFSYSVMNLNGFLDLVRLGQKVGVNLWDLESKDGRSIKKGYQYMLPYLAKEKKWERKQIVDKKHSEEKLISDLNYIGKMFKDPSFDKALEVIHQRKNTKH from the coding sequence ATGTCAGAAAAAATAAGAGTTATAGAATATCAGGAATTAGAAAATCAAAAAAATAGGATTAAAAAAGGTGATAAAATAGCCGTTGAAAATTATAAAATACTAATTAACAAAGCAGATAAATTATTAAAAACCAACCCATTTTCAGTTGTAAACAAAACGGGCATTCCACCAAGTAAAAGCAAACACGATTATATGAGTATTGGTCCTTATTGGTGGCCAAATCCTAAGACGTCTAATGGTTTACCATACATTAGAAAAGATGGAGATATTAATCCAGAAACTCGAAATAATTTTACAGATTATGTAGAGAAAAACAACTTTATTTCAGCCATAAAAATATTAAGCAGCACTTATTATCAAAGTAATGAAAAGAAATATGCTGATAAAGCAATTCAACTAATTAATGCTTGGTTTTTAGATGAAGCTACTAGAATGAATCCTAATGTTAATTTCGGACAATATGTACCGGGAAAATCAGAAGGGAGATGTTTTGGAATTCTTGAAATTCGAGGATTTGTAGAAGTTTTTAAATTTTTAGAGTTGGCCAAAGACAGAAATGTATTGGAAAAAAAGACAGAAGAAGGAATGTTGAATTGGTTAACTGAATATGAAAATTGGTTACAAAACAGCAAGTTAGGGAAAGAGGAGCGAAATAGAGAAAATAATCACGGGACCCATTATGATATTCAACTACTTAACATCTTAGTGTATTTAAATCGAATTGAAGAAGTTAAAAAATATTTGTCAACGATTACAAAAGCAAGAATATTTCATCAAATAGAACCAGATGGAAGTCAACCAAGAGAACTCGCTAGAACAAAGTCTTTTTCCTATTCTGTTATGAATTTAAACGGTTTTTTAGATTTGGTAAGATTAGGACAAAAAGTAGGTGTAAATCTTTGGGATTTAGAATCTAAAGATGGCAGAAGTATTAAAAAAGGGTATCAATATATGTTGCCTTATCTAGCTAAAGAAAAAAAATGGGAACGTAAACAAATTGTAGATAAAAAACATTCTGAAGAAAAATTGATATCAGATTTAAACTACATAGGTAAAATGTTTAAAGACCCATCTTTTGATAAAGCATTGGAAGTAATTCATCAAAGAAAAAATACAAAACACTAA
- a CDS encoding polysaccharide lyase 8 family protein, whose product MKKSFVYFIITFFLITITGCIKSNTENHLELSYPKDLKQFHKNVLDYYINLKEADKVIEDLLTNLQENGSWSTIDYTNRIRGGWPVKDHLQYVQTLAINYKNKTSTYYLDESLSKKIHKSLNFWLDNDFLSTNWHDQHIGVPELLLPILFLMENELTKEQLNKAEVLLHRARIKMSGQNKVWLSTNVMLRSLLLRKPDSVAIASRAIQGELQVAKGVGVKSDWSYHEHGAQLQFGNYGLSYLEDMIKCYTFVGNTPFKFEENKIKFLRNLILNGQQWIIWKDRYDVSASGRQLFKNEQLKKAARLKTCIQKMKVLDKAYEIAYDQALDSKILSGNKHFWKSDFHVHRTKEFYFSVKMSSKRVVGTESVNKENVQGYYMGDGVSLISTTGKEYENIFPFWDWKKLPGTTIIQDKKPLPIIKFSGFKTNSVFVGGVSNGTNGIAAMDYDRDNLKAKKSWFMFDDTIVCLGSGITSEKKEVVTTSINQAFLKGQVLIGKDDKIEINKGKQKDIEPDWILHDNIGYLFPEGGKINLSTQILEGSWNKVAKRYRPVILTEHIFKLWLSHGNQPKKESYSYILVPNASEEKMMNLHKRNPFKIVNNKEQQSVVSADEKNAGIIFYKKGISTIKGGVSVDAPCVILLEEKSDYLDFAISDPSQKLTKINVSIKGKYSIENSNYKKGKTHFVIHLPEGEQAGKTVQLQLKKN is encoded by the coding sequence ATGAAGAAATCATTTGTATATTTTATAATTACTTTTTTTCTAATTACAATTACTGGCTGTATAAAATCTAATACAGAAAATCACTTAGAATTATCTTATCCAAAGGATTTAAAACAATTCCATAAAAATGTTTTAGATTATTATATCAATCTTAAAGAAGCTGATAAAGTAATAGAAGATTTATTGACAAATTTACAAGAAAATGGATCTTGGTCTACAATAGATTATACTAATAGAATAAGAGGAGGTTGGCCTGTAAAAGATCATTTACAATATGTACAAACTTTAGCCATCAATTATAAAAATAAAACTTCTACCTATTATCTTGATGAGAGTTTATCAAAAAAAATCCATAAAAGTTTAAATTTTTGGTTGGATAATGATTTTTTAAGTACCAATTGGCACGATCAACATATAGGAGTTCCTGAGTTGTTATTGCCAATACTTTTTTTAATGGAAAATGAATTAACAAAAGAACAACTAAACAAAGCAGAAGTCTTATTACATCGTGCAAGAATAAAAATGTCTGGGCAGAATAAAGTATGGTTATCTACGAATGTGATGTTACGCTCATTATTGTTAAGAAAACCAGACTCTGTAGCGATTGCAAGTAGAGCTATTCAAGGCGAATTACAAGTAGCAAAAGGAGTTGGAGTAAAATCAGATTGGTCTTATCACGAGCATGGAGCACAATTACAATTTGGTAATTACGGCTTGTCATATTTAGAAGATATGATTAAATGTTACACGTTTGTTGGTAATACACCTTTTAAGTTTGAAGAGAATAAAATTAAATTTCTAAGGAATCTAATTTTGAATGGCCAACAATGGATTATCTGGAAGGATAGGTATGATGTTAGTGCTTCTGGAAGACAGCTTTTTAAAAATGAACAGTTGAAAAAAGCGGCACGTTTAAAAACATGTATTCAAAAAATGAAAGTTTTAGATAAAGCTTATGAAATAGCCTATGATCAGGCTTTAGATTCAAAAATATTATCAGGAAATAAACATTTTTGGAAATCAGATTTTCACGTTCACAGAACAAAAGAGTTCTATTTTTCAGTTAAAATGAGTTCAAAACGTGTTGTGGGAACAGAGTCTGTTAATAAAGAAAATGTTCAAGGATATTATATGGGTGATGGTGTTTCGTTAATATCTACAACAGGAAAAGAATATGAAAATATTTTTCCTTTTTGGGATTGGAAAAAACTACCAGGAACTACCATTATTCAAGATAAAAAACCATTGCCAATTATAAAGTTTAGCGGTTTTAAAACCAATAGTGTTTTTGTTGGAGGGGTTAGTAATGGAACAAATGGAATTGCTGCGATGGATTATGATCGAGATAATTTAAAGGCTAAAAAATCTTGGTTTATGTTTGATGATACAATCGTTTGTTTGGGGAGTGGAATTACATCAGAAAAAAAAGAAGTTGTAACCACTTCAATAAATCAAGCTTTCTTAAAAGGACAAGTTTTAATAGGGAAAGATGATAAGATAGAAATTAATAAAGGGAAACAAAAAGATATTGAACCTGATTGGATATTACATGACAATATTGGTTACCTATTTCCTGAAGGAGGAAAAATAAACCTTTCTACTCAAATTTTAGAAGGCAGTTGGAACAAAGTAGCAAAACGTTACAGGCCAGTTATCCTCACAGAGCATATTTTTAAGTTGTGGTTATCTCACGGAAATCAGCCTAAAAAAGAATCCTATAGTTACATTTTAGTTCCAAATGCATCAGAAGAAAAAATGATGAATTTACACAAAAGGAATCCTTTTAAAATTGTTAATAATAAAGAGCAACAGAGTGTTGTTTCTGCTGATGAAAAAAATGCAGGTATTATATTTTATAAAAAAGGAATATCAACAATTAAAGGAGGGGTTTCTGTAGATGCACCTTGTGTGATATTATTAGAAGAAAAATCTGATTATTTAGACTTTGCAATTAGCGATCCTTCTCAAAAGCTCACTAAAATTAATGTATCCATTAAAGGTAAATATAGTATTGAAAATAGTAATTATAAAAAAGGTAAAACTCATTTTGTAATTCATTTACCTGAAGGAGAACAAGCAGGAAAAACTGTTCAATTACAATTAAAAAAGAATTAA
- a CDS encoding glycosyl hydrolase has protein sequence MKKAVVFYVIILFTFVFTVRGQNIKKEVTKTNLENGFKNPPHSAKPLTWMHVMGGNMSKVGMTKDLEAIADAGIGGIILFNVTHRIPNGPVDFNSPEYIEITAHAAAECERLGLSFGIHNCDGWTSSGGPWVPVEHSMKQVVHREVIVNGGNVKMFLPSPSKIGGFYKEIAVLAYPALASEIIDSENPTIITSSNKDFDINIATNGKIDERTELRVPKDGKAWIQWNFGKPLTVQSFLLKTQRQRYKVPQLLQSSNDGINFKDEFVIKMSRHGKYEYTIDKTFKGITAQYFRFVTDVPLDIAEISLTNTARYDNMISRTNIHRANNGGLPKLEAVDASKVIKKSEILNLTKYVDDKGVLTTTLPKGKWTIMRVGYTTTGALNDPASIAGTGWEVDKFSRESFKIFYDGHVRKVIDASSKIAPNALQYVEIDSYEVGGQNWTKDYEKQFQAEHGYDIINFLPLYAGRYVDNADTTERVLWDIRNFNSKLMCENYFDYATELIHADGLKSYVEPYGNGPFNTLDAARSFDIPMGEFHASGKSMTGVAVSAGHIYGRNIISAEAFTSGPNVNFEGHPGFFKEFGDKGWAAGINEIVFHRFAHQANTKVKPGMGMSGFGSHIDRTQTWWENAGKSWFKYLTRGQYLLRQGVPVSDVLAFVGDGSPNTTASRKGVRDLPNHINYDGVNTDVLLNRISVENGQLVLPEGTRYRVLYLGNQKEMRLATLKRIAELANKGVIIIGNKPGKIGGYLVSEKDEIEFSKLLEQVWSKPTTSTNYNWNEIYKKYNIPVDLKIKGGEQINYAHRTSANEDIYFFFNPEKEKRTYECTFNVEGKIPEFWNPMDGSITKLVGFEHSNGKTKVAITLPSQGSGFVVFRESSASINSIATASVIDNPELIFKLNSVGKAEIEASKNGAYAISYADGKQQKLEVKNLLEPIVIKGDWEVAFPDLKAGEQSFTFPKLIDWTSHNFEGIKYYSGTAIYQKTFKVDKKILTSNNKFILDLGKVYEIARVILNGKDLGVLWKAPHTIDITSVLKAGKNNLKIEVTNQWTNRLIGDENFPNVSGYNLQPHLKTPLLIKDPQLSLINRNKMVDWYTNNEPAPLGQRSTFTTYPFYKKGDELLPAGLVGPVKIKQVKIKSIN, from the coding sequence ATGAAAAAAGCAGTTGTATTTTACGTTATTATTCTTTTTACGTTTGTTTTTACTGTGAGAGGTCAAAATATTAAAAAAGAAGTAACTAAAACGAATTTAGAAAACGGTTTTAAAAACCCACCTCATTCTGCAAAACCATTAACGTGGATGCATGTTATGGGCGGAAATATGAGTAAAGTAGGAATGACCAAAGATTTAGAAGCTATTGCCGATGCAGGTATTGGCGGCATTATTCTTTTTAATGTAACTCATAGAATACCAAACGGACCTGTTGATTTTAATTCACCAGAATATATTGAAATTACTGCGCACGCTGCTGCGGAATGTGAACGTTTAGGGTTGAGTTTTGGGATTCATAATTGCGATGGATGGACCTCTAGCGGTGGACCTTGGGTACCCGTAGAGCATTCTATGAAACAAGTGGTGCATCGTGAGGTTATTGTAAATGGCGGCAACGTAAAAATGTTTTTGCCTAGCCCTAGTAAAATTGGAGGATTTTATAAAGAGATTGCCGTTTTAGCTTATCCAGCTTTGGCGTCAGAAATTATAGATTCAGAAAATCCAACGATTATCACGAGTTCAAATAAAGATTTTGATATTAATATTGCTACCAATGGTAAAATTGATGAACGTACAGAGTTAAGAGTTCCTAAAGATGGTAAGGCTTGGATACAATGGAATTTTGGAAAACCATTAACCGTACAATCGTTTCTTCTTAAAACACAAAGACAACGTTATAAAGTACCGCAACTTTTACAAAGTTCTAACGATGGCATCAATTTTAAAGACGAATTTGTTATTAAAATGTCTAGACATGGTAAGTATGAATATACAATTGATAAGACCTTTAAAGGTATAACTGCGCAATATTTTCGTTTTGTAACAGATGTGCCTTTAGATATTGCAGAAATTAGCCTAACAAATACAGCTCGTTATGATAATATGATTTCTCGTACCAATATTCATAGAGCCAATAATGGAGGGTTACCAAAGTTAGAGGCAGTAGATGCTAGTAAGGTTATTAAGAAATCTGAAATTTTAAATTTAACTAAATATGTTGATGATAAAGGAGTCTTAACAACAACATTGCCTAAAGGAAAGTGGACAATTATGCGTGTTGGATATACTACCACAGGTGCTTTAAATGATCCTGCTTCTATCGCAGGTACAGGTTGGGAAGTAGATAAATTTAGCCGTGAATCTTTTAAGATTTTTTACGATGGCCATGTAAGAAAGGTGATTGATGCTTCTAGTAAAATAGCACCAAATGCCTTACAGTATGTAGAAATTGATAGCTATGAAGTAGGAGGACAAAATTGGACAAAAGATTATGAAAAACAATTTCAAGCAGAACACGGTTACGATATTATAAATTTCTTGCCATTGTACGCAGGTCGTTATGTAGATAATGCAGATACTACAGAACGTGTACTTTGGGATATTAGAAATTTTAATAGTAAGCTAATGTGTGAAAATTACTTTGATTATGCTACAGAACTTATTCATGCAGATGGGTTAAAGAGTTATGTAGAACCTTATGGGAATGGTCCTTTTAATACTTTAGATGCCGCCCGTAGTTTTGATATACCAATGGGAGAATTTCATGCTAGTGGAAAATCAATGACGGGTGTAGCAGTATCTGCTGGTCATATTTATGGTCGTAATATTATTTCTGCAGAAGCTTTTACTTCGGGACCTAATGTCAATTTTGAAGGACATCCAGGTTTCTTTAAAGAATTTGGAGATAAGGGTTGGGCTGCTGGAATTAATGAAATAGTCTTTCACCGTTTTGCACACCAAGCGAATACAAAAGTAAAACCTGGTATGGGTATGAGTGGTTTTGGTTCGCACATAGATCGTACACAAACCTGGTGGGAAAATGCAGGTAAAAGTTGGTTTAAGTATTTAACTCGCGGGCAGTATCTTTTACGTCAGGGAGTGCCTGTGTCTGATGTACTAGCTTTTGTAGGTGATGGTTCTCCTAATACTACTGCATCACGCAAAGGAGTAAGAGATTTGCCAAACCATATCAATTATGATGGTGTAAATACAGATGTTCTTTTAAACCGTATTTCGGTAGAAAACGGACAACTTGTTTTACCAGAAGGTACACGTTATCGTGTACTTTATTTAGGCAACCAAAAAGAAATGCGTCTTGCTACCTTAAAAAGAATAGCAGAATTGGCGAATAAAGGTGTAATTATTATAGGAAATAAACCCGGTAAAATTGGAGGCTATTTAGTATCAGAAAAAGACGAAATTGAGTTTTCTAAATTATTAGAACAAGTATGGAGTAAACCAACCACAAGTACAAACTATAATTGGAATGAGATTTATAAAAAATATAATATTCCTGTAGATTTAAAGATAAAAGGAGGCGAGCAAATTAATTATGCACATCGTACATCTGCAAATGAAGATATTTATTTTTTCTTCAATCCAGAGAAAGAAAAACGTACCTACGAATGTACCTTTAACGTAGAAGGAAAAATTCCTGAGTTTTGGAATCCAATGGATGGATCTATTACAAAATTAGTGGGGTTTGAGCATAGCAATGGTAAAACCAAAGTAGCTATTACACTTCCTTCTCAGGGTTCTGGTTTTGTAGTTTTTAGAGAATCATCTGCATCTATAAATTCAATTGCTACGGCTAGTGTTATAGATAATCCAGAACTTATTTTTAAGTTAAATTCAGTGGGTAAAGCAGAAATTGAAGCCAGCAAAAACGGTGCGTATGCTATTTCTTATGCAGATGGTAAACAACAAAAATTAGAGGTTAAAAATCTTCTAGAGCCAATTGTAATAAAAGGTGATTGGGAAGTTGCTTTTCCAGATTTAAAAGCAGGGGAGCAAAGTTTTACTTTTCCAAAATTGATTGATTGGACTTCTCATAATTTTGAAGGAATAAAGTATTACTCCGGAACAGCTATTTATCAAAAAACGTTTAAGGTTGATAAAAAAATACTAACTTCTAATAACAAGTTTATACTTGATTTAGGGAAGGTTTACGAAATAGCACGGGTTATTTTAAATGGAAAAGACTTAGGTGTTCTTTGGAAAGCACCCCACACAATTGATATTACTTCTGTTTTAAAAGCAGGTAAAAATAACTTAAAGATAGAAGTTACAAACCAATGGACAAACCGTTTAATTGGTGACGAAAACTTCCCTAATGTTTCTGGTTATAATTTACAACCACACCTTAAAACACCATTGTTAATTAAAGATCCACAGTTATCGCTTATCAATAGAAATAAGATGGTAGATTGGTATACAAATAATGAACCAGCACCTTTAGGGCAGCGATCTACGTTTACCACCTATCCATTTTATAAAAAAGGAGACGAATTATTACCTGCAGGTTTGGTAGGACCAGTTAAAATTAAACAGGTTAAAATAAAAAGTATTAATTAA